Proteins found in one Rhodobacteraceae bacterium D3-12 genomic segment:
- a CDS encoding MarR family transcriptional regulator has protein sequence MPVNNKTSEDALREKAQKVERLERTIRAANAQRTLYGGVLAGKLGMHHTDLECLFMITLIDKATPGRLAQETGLTSGAITGVVDRLERAGYIKRERDTGDRRRVFLVPIMKRIEEVRAINAKTNAAWLEELAGYSDSELDLLLGFAERSNEAAVNATIALRDMHIRSDT, from the coding sequence ATGCCTGTCAACAACAAAACCTCCGAAGATGCCCTGCGCGAGAAAGCGCAGAAGGTCGAGCGCCTCGAGCGCACAATCAGAGCGGCAAATGCACAGCGGACGCTCTACGGCGGGGTGTTGGCGGGCAAGTTGGGCATGCATCACACCGATCTGGAATGTCTATTCATGATCACCTTGATCGACAAGGCGACACCGGGGCGGTTAGCGCAGGAAACCGGCCTGACCAGCGGCGCGATCACAGGCGTCGTTGACCGGCTTGAGCGTGCGGGATACATAAAGCGCGAGCGTGACACAGGCGACCGGCGGCGCGTGTTTCTGGTGCCGATCATGAAACGGATCGAAGAGGTCCGTGCGATCAACGCCAAAACCAATGCGGCATGGCTTGAAGAGCTTGCCGGCTATTCGGATAGCGAGTTGGATTTGCTGCTGGGATTTGCCGAACGCAGCAATGAAGCGGCGGTGAACGCCACCATCGCCCTGCGCGATATGCACATCCGCTCTGATACCTGA